From Roseibium alexandrii DFL-11, the proteins below share one genomic window:
- the infA gene encoding translation initiation factor IF-1, which produces MAKEEALEFPGVVTELLPNATFRVKLENDHEIIAHTAGRMRKNRIRVLAGDKVLVEMTPYDLTKGRITYRFK; this is translated from the coding sequence ATGGCCAAAGAAGAAGCTCTGGAGTTCCCGGGCGTCGTGACAGAACTGTTGCCGAATGCGACGTTCCGCGTAAAACTTGAAAACGATCACGAGATCATCGCTCATACGGCTGGACGTATGCGCAAGAACCGTATCCGCGTTCTCGCGGGCGACAAGGTTCTTGTCGAAATGACCCCCTATGACTTGACCAAGGGTCGGATTACCTACCGCTTCAAGTAA
- a CDS encoding arsenate-mycothiol transferase ArsC yields MAGPDLRPTAVLFACGMNSVRSPMAEALTQKLFPGQIYVKSAGVRAGKLDPFVDAVMAEIGVDMSAHRPKSYLELEESGFDLIVTLAPEAHHWALDLTRTDAVDVEYWPTMDPTLATGSREQILNEYRAVRDMLMMRIKKRLNWTPPPSG; encoded by the coding sequence GTGGCCGGGCCGGACCTGCGTCCGACGGCGGTACTGTTTGCGTGCGGAATGAACTCCGTGCGCTCCCCCATGGCCGAAGCGTTGACGCAAAAGCTTTTCCCGGGACAGATCTATGTGAAGTCGGCCGGGGTGCGGGCCGGTAAGCTTGATCCCTTTGTGGATGCGGTGATGGCGGAGATCGGCGTCGACATGAGTGCACACCGCCCCAAGAGCTATCTCGAGCTCGAAGAGAGCGGCTTTGATCTGATTGTGACGCTCGCTCCGGAGGCGCACCACTGGGCCCTCGATCTGACCCGTACCGATGCAGTAGATGTCGAGTATTGGCCCACAATGGATCCAACCTTGGCAACCGGGTCCCGGGAGCAGATCCTCAATGAATACCGCGCTGTGCGGGACATGCTGATGATGCGGATCAAGAAACGGTTGAACTGGACACCCCCGCCCAGCGGATGA
- a CDS encoding UPF0262 family protein: protein MSDAQSESSAQSAGGRLVDVVLDESSIARSTPEVEHDRAVAIYDLIEENCFQPVGHPVAKFVLNLSVIEKKLVFQILTEDEQPVVTHVLSLTPLRKIVKDYDLICDSYYEAIRHATPSQIEAIDMGRRGVHNEGSTILMERLHGKIEVDMATARRLFTLVYALHWKG from the coding sequence ATGAGCGATGCACAATCGGAAAGTTCTGCGCAATCAGCGGGAGGCCGTTTGGTGGATGTGGTGCTGGACGAATCCTCGATCGCCCGCTCCACGCCGGAAGTGGAACACGACCGGGCCGTCGCAATCTACGATCTGATCGAGGAAAACTGCTTTCAGCCGGTCGGGCATCCGGTAGCGAAATTCGTTTTGAACCTCTCCGTCATCGAAAAGAAACTCGTTTTCCAGATCCTGACTGAAGATGAGCAGCCGGTGGTCACCCACGTTCTATCGCTCACGCCCTTGCGCAAGATCGTCAAGGATTATGATCTCATTTGCGACAGCTATTATGAAGCGATCCGCCACGCGACTCCGAGCCAGATCGAAGCCATCGATATGGGCCGCCGCGGTGTGCACAACGAAGGCTCCACAATCCTGATGGAGCGCCTTCACGGTAAAATCGAGGTGGACATGGCAACGGCCCGGAGGTTGTTCACCCTCGTCTATGCCTTGCACTGGAAGGGCTAA
- the hisD gene encoding histidinol dehydrogenase, with the protein MVLRLTNTSADFEARFAELLAGKREASEDVDQIVRDILEDVRKRGDQAVLEYTAKFDRLNAVEMGDLKVSAEQIEAALTEVPAETLDALQLAHDRIYSHHKRQLPADDRYTDPIGVELGSRWTAVEAVGVYVPGGLASYPSSVLMNVVPAKVAGVERIVMVVPSPDDVLNPLVLAAAKIAGVSEIYRIGGAQAVAALAFGTQTIKPVAKIVGPGNAFVAAAKRRVFGTVGIDMIAGPSEVLVIADKYSNPDWIAADLLAQAEHDPVAQSILITDDAELADHVAGAVERQLKTLPREEVARASWQDFGAIILVDSLDNAMPLANRLAPEHLELAVEDPEQLLDKVRNAGAVFMGHHTPEAIGDYVGGSNHVLPTARSARFSSGLSVLEFVKRTSILKCNAENLRALGPAAIALGEAEGLSAHARSVSIRLNM; encoded by the coding sequence GTGGTTTTACGCCTCACGAATACCAGCGCTGATTTTGAAGCCCGTTTTGCCGAACTCCTTGCCGGCAAACGGGAAGCGTCAGAGGACGTCGATCAGATCGTTCGGGATATTCTTGAAGATGTTCGTAAGCGCGGCGATCAGGCCGTCCTGGAATACACTGCCAAATTCGACCGCTTGAACGCAGTTGAAATGGGGGATCTTAAGGTCTCTGCCGAGCAGATCGAGGCGGCGTTGACAGAGGTGCCGGCGGAAACGCTCGACGCGTTGCAATTGGCCCATGACCGGATTTATTCGCACCACAAACGCCAGCTCCCGGCAGATGACCGCTACACCGATCCGATCGGGGTCGAGCTCGGCTCCCGCTGGACGGCGGTCGAGGCGGTCGGGGTGTATGTTCCAGGCGGATTGGCAAGTTATCCAAGCTCTGTCTTGATGAATGTCGTCCCGGCCAAGGTCGCCGGGGTCGAGCGCATCGTCATGGTTGTGCCGAGCCCGGATGATGTGTTGAACCCGCTTGTTCTGGCAGCCGCAAAGATCGCGGGCGTTTCCGAGATCTACCGCATTGGCGGCGCGCAGGCGGTAGCAGCCCTGGCATTTGGTACTCAGACGATCAAGCCGGTTGCCAAGATTGTCGGGCCTGGCAATGCCTTTGTTGCCGCCGCCAAGCGCCGTGTGTTCGGCACGGTTGGTATCGACATGATTGCCGGCCCGTCCGAAGTTTTGGTGATTGCCGACAAGTATAGCAATCCGGACTGGATTGCTGCCGACTTGCTGGCCCAGGCTGAGCATGACCCGGTCGCCCAATCCATTTTGATCACGGACGACGCAGAGCTTGCCGATCATGTTGCCGGCGCGGTTGAGCGTCAGCTGAAGACGCTGCCACGCGAAGAGGTAGCCCGTGCCAGCTGGCAGGATTTTGGCGCGATTATCCTGGTCGACAGCCTTGATAACGCGATGCCGCTTGCGAATCGGCTGGCGCCCGAACATCTGGAACTTGCCGTTGAAGACCCGGAGCAGCTGTTGGATAAGGTGCGCAATGCAGGTGCCGTTTTCATGGGTCATCATACGCCGGAAGCGATTGGTGATTATGTGGGCGGGTCCAATCACGTCTTGCCAACAGCAAGATCAGCCCGGTTTTCCTCTGGTCTGTCAGTGTTGGAGTTCGTCAAACGCACGTCAATCCTGAAGTGCAACGCAGAAAACTTGCGTGCACTTGGTCCTGCCGCTATCGCTCTAGGTGAAGCGGAGGGCTTGTCGGCGCATGCGCGGTCTGTTTCCATCAGACTGAACATGTAG